The following coding sequences are from one Apodemus sylvaticus chromosome X, mApoSyl1.1, whole genome shotgun sequence window:
- the LOC127674377 gene encoding stabilizer of axonemal microtubules 1, with amino-acid sequence MALVNRKCICDLCSCGRHHCPHLPTKIYEKTEKPCFFSEYTEKYPTYHSYTPRESFKPKVEYQKVAIPMEGLSTTKRDYGAYNIVPVKHHLPEKVTPIQDEMDFLTTYNQHYNYCPASRVNPIKPRDNRHQCNDKMECVPTYKADYLPWNQQKRSLIRPPQSYRPASCRFDHRTTHQDDYPIKNPVDTVSYKPPPGPKLCNLPLESMTSYRSSYVAHPVEKRCVHEGEKYRPCEIPFDGLTTHRDSYKGLMGEPAKSWKPAPNHPGLEIPFASNTEFREKFQAWPTPKIIPKEPIPYIPPEGKMDLLTTVQADYKYPNGGAPAQSCRPGPVIHMKKSDKFESTTTNREDYKHWANNRREPVKPAPQLKFPEEPMDYMTTNRAHYVPHAPVNTKSCKPTWSGPRVNIPLEGQTTYSTSFTPKEIQRCPASYSEPPGYIFDEVDAVGHRMYRPASHAASGESNHLGFGDA; translated from the coding sequence ATGGCTCTCGTGAATAGAAAGTGCATCTGTGACCTTTGCTCCTGCGGGAGGCATCACTGCCCACATCTCCCTACCAAGATTTATGAGAAGACAGAGAAACCATGCTTTTTCTCCGAATACACCGAGAAGTATCCTACCTATCATTCTTACACGCCCCGAGAGTCCTTCAAACCCAAGGTGGAGTACCAGAAAGTAGCTATACCAATGGAAGGCCTGTCCACAACAAAGAGAGACTATGGAGCTTACAACATAGTGCCGGTGAAACACCATCTTCCCGAGAAGGTCACTCCAATTCAAGACGAAATGGATTTCCTCACAACCTATAATCAACACTACAACTACTGCCCTGCCAGTCGAGTGAACCCCATCAAACCTCGAGACAACAGACATCAGTGTAATGACAAAATGGAGTGTGTGCCTACGTACAAAGCTGATTATTTACCTTGGAACCAACAGAAAAGATCTTTGATTCGTCCACCGCAATCATACCGTCCTGCGTCCTGTAGGTTTGATCATAGAACCACACACCAGGACGATTATCCCATAAAAAATCCTGTGGATACTGTGAGTTACAAACCTCCACCTGGGCCCAAGCTCTGCAACCTCCCCCTGGAGAGTATGACAAGCTACAGATCGAGCTATGTGGCCCATCCTGTGGAGAAGCGGTGTGTGCATGAGGGAGAGAAGTACAGACCATGTGAAATTCCTTTTGATGGCCTTACCACCCACAGAGATTCCTACAAGGGTTTGATGGGGGAACCTGCCAAGAGCTGGAAACCTGCACCAAATCACCCTGGGTTAGAAATACCTTTTGCATCCAACACTGAATTTCGAGAAAAATTTCAAGCTTGGCCAACACCCAAGATTATCCCCAAAGAGCCCATTCCCTACATCCCTCCCGAAGGGAAGATGGATCTTCTGACAACTGTGCAAGCCGACTACAAGTACCCCAATGGGGGTGCTCCTGCTCAGTCCTGCCGTCCAGGTCCAGTCATCCATATGAAGAAGAGTGACAAATTTGAAAGCACCACCACCAACAGAGAGGATTACAAACACTGGGCCAACAACCGCCGAGAGCCAGTCAAACCTGCTCCCCAGCTGAAATTCCCCGAAGAACCTATGGATTACATGACCACCAATCGTGCCCACTATGTGCCTCATGCACCAGTCAATACCAAAAGCTGCAAGCCAACCTGGTCTGGCCCTCGAGTAAACATCCCCTTAGAAGGTCAGACCACCTATTCTACCAGTTTCACTCCTAAGGAAATTCAAAGGTGCCCAGCTTCATACTCGGAACCCCCTGGCTACATCTTTGACGAGGTGGATGCTGTAGGGCACAGGATGTACAGGCCAGCTTCCCATGCAGCTTCTGGAGAGAGCAACCATCTTGGCTTTGGTGATGCATAA